In the genome of Candidatus Nitrospira nitrosa, one region contains:
- a CDS encoding polysaccharide biosynthesis/export family protein gives MKTADGIYHIQGNVIGIMKSMRHLVVLVMALELVACAGSLPSSDIVTEANSATMKQFLLGPEDILEIAVWKSEELTQKEVVVRPDGKIGIPLIGDVDASGRTADELASHIAGLLKKFKENPSVSVKVREVNSYYVYVLGDVAKPGKYQLKSQATVLQALAMAGGFTLYAAKNKMQVRRTIVGQDGVSKDFTIPARYDDLMSGNGVIKDFVLKTGDLVVVPTRAW, from the coding sequence ATGAAAACTGCGGATGGGATCTATCACATACAGGGGAACGTCATTGGGATCATGAAATCTATGAGGCATTTGGTGGTCCTCGTGATGGCCTTGGAGCTTGTTGCTTGTGCTGGATCACTGCCATCGTCGGATATTGTTACTGAGGCCAATAGTGCGACCATGAAACAATTTCTCTTGGGGCCTGAGGATATCCTCGAAATTGCGGTGTGGAAAAGCGAGGAACTGACCCAAAAGGAAGTGGTGGTGAGGCCTGATGGAAAGATTGGAATTCCGTTGATCGGAGATGTGGATGCCAGCGGTCGGACGGCCGATGAACTTGCAAGTCATATTGCAGGATTGCTCAAGAAGTTTAAGGAAAATCCGTCGGTCTCGGTGAAGGTCAGAGAGGTCAATAGCTACTATGTATATGTCCTGGGAGATGTGGCAAAGCCGGGCAAGTATCAGCTGAAGTCTCAGGCAACCGTATTGCAAGCTCTCGCAATGGCGGGGGGGTTCACACTCTATGCAGCAAAGAACAAGATGCAAGTCCGGCGCACGATCGTTGGTCAAGATGGTGTCTCCAAAGATTTCACGATTCCTGCCCGGTATGATGACTTGATGTCAGGAAATGGAGTGATCAAAGACTTTGTCCTGAAGACAGGAGATCTTGTGGTGGTACCGACTAGAGCGTGGTAA
- a CDS encoding LuxR C-terminal-related transcriptional regulator, whose translation MAISAGSFTKVAILSGQSLIWVGLRTILESTHNFRIVGTPIQRLTAPEIIADCQPDVIIVDTETERDAIDGIKQLRDSIPHSKIMLLSGFEQKDPVREALEYGIDGVILKIHPPAVIIAAIQALFPPSHRSPDTEDHTTTYRDSPNPFEAPLKPILRQTGWPDALTEREREVIGLVKQGLSNKDIAHQLSISDSTVRHHLTNIFDKVGVPNRQKLMAHAHQLHISPI comes from the coding sequence ATGGCCATAAGCGCTGGTTCTTTCACGAAGGTCGCCATTCTCAGCGGTCAGTCGCTTATCTGGGTAGGATTGCGGACGATTCTCGAGAGCACCCACAACTTCCGGATCGTAGGAACACCCATTCAACGCCTGACTGCCCCTGAGATTATTGCCGACTGTCAACCAGATGTCATCATTGTCGACACGGAAACTGAGCGGGATGCCATAGATGGAATCAAACAGCTCCGCGATTCCATCCCCCACAGCAAGATAATGCTATTGAGCGGATTTGAACAAAAAGATCCGGTACGCGAAGCACTTGAATACGGCATTGACGGAGTGATCCTCAAGATCCACCCACCCGCTGTTATTATTGCCGCAATCCAGGCGCTCTTCCCACCATCACATCGCTCTCCTGACACTGAAGACCATACGACAACCTATCGAGATTCCCCAAATCCTTTTGAGGCGCCGTTAAAACCAATCCTACGGCAAACAGGTTGGCCTGATGCATTGACGGAGCGCGAACGAGAAGTGATCGGACTTGTTAAACAAGGTCTATCTAACAAGGATATTGCCCACCAGTTATCTATTTCCGACAGCACCGTCCGACACCATCTGACAAACATTTTTGACAAGGTGGGTGTCCCAAATCGCCAGAAACTCATGGCACACGCTCATCAGCTTCACATCTCTCCCATCTAA
- a CDS encoding c-type cytochrome: MDNSSEKVGLAMWKVLIQMVAAVGAIIVGSQLAIAAPKETSQPNVDQINGRKIFSKHCAGCHGPEGKGDGYLLLGPDPANLTRPATKNKSDALLLETIHEGKPNMPSWKGRLSENESRAVLAYLRALKK; this comes from the coding sequence ATGGATAACTCATCAGAAAAGGTCGGTCTTGCTATGTGGAAGGTACTCATTCAAATGGTTGCTGCGGTAGGAGCCATCATCGTGGGCAGCCAGCTCGCGATAGCAGCGCCGAAGGAGACGAGCCAGCCGAATGTTGATCAGATCAACGGGAGAAAGATTTTCTCCAAACATTGTGCTGGTTGCCATGGGCCAGAGGGAAAAGGCGACGGATACCTGTTACTGGGGCCTGACCCAGCCAATCTGACGAGACCTGCCACTAAGAACAAGTCTGATGCGCTATTACTGGAGACAATTCATGAAGGCAAACCTAATATGCCATCATGGAAAGGCCGCTTGTCTGAAAACGAGAGTCGAGCAGTCCTGGCTTACCTCCGGGCGTTGAAGAAATAA
- a CDS encoding transposase, translating into MAKCTLTREQKKEALLKLDAGCKARDVSREHGVSVRTLYRWRANVMRNRQRVDGNERLRTLEIEHRRLRQRFAELTLDYATLRAALMKDVKGDC; encoded by the coding sequence ATGGCCAAGTGCACATTGACTCGAGAGCAGAAGAAGGAAGCACTACTCAAGCTTGATGCCGGGTGCAAGGCCAGAGATGTCTCTCGTGAGCATGGGGTATCCGTGCGGACGCTGTATCGGTGGCGTGCGAATGTGATGCGGAACCGGCAACGCGTCGATGGTAATGAACGGTTGCGGACGCTGGAAATCGAACATCGACGATTACGACAGCGATTTGCCGAACTGACGCTCGATTACGCCACGCTCAGGGCGGCATTGATGAAAGATGTCAAAGGAGACTGTTAG
- the nusG gene encoding transcription termination/antitermination protein NusG codes for MKQEEGVIPRDESLWYALQTRARHEKQVRDRLAAAGMEPLLPLSRQYRQWSDRKMLTTVPLFGGYCFANFSVARIRNVLQIPGVSRIVGPTKPEPIPDEEIAAFQRLSCVDRMVEPCDYLIEGAWVEVVRGPLTGLRGQFVRPNKHHGLVIRATLIQQAALIHIEADEVVPMR; via the coding sequence ATGAAACAAGAAGAAGGGGTCATCCCAAGGGACGAGTCTCTCTGGTATGCCCTTCAAACCCGCGCTCGTCATGAAAAACAGGTTCGCGACCGGTTAGCGGCAGCTGGGATGGAGCCATTGCTGCCGTTGAGTCGGCAATACCGTCAGTGGTCTGATCGGAAAATGTTGACGACTGTGCCGCTCTTCGGCGGGTACTGTTTCGCAAATTTTTCAGTAGCCAGGATTCGGAATGTCCTTCAGATACCCGGTGTGTCCAGAATAGTTGGCCCCACAAAACCAGAGCCTATCCCTGATGAGGAAATTGCTGCTTTCCAGCGGCTCTCCTGTGTCGATCGGATGGTAGAACCCTGTGACTACTTGATTGAAGGTGCATGGGTAGAAGTTGTGCGAGGGCCGCTCACCGGACTTCGTGGCCAATTTGTCAGACCAAATAAGCATCATGGGTTGGTGATTCGCGCCACACTCATTCAGCAAGCTGCGCTGATTCACATAGAAGCTGATGAGGTTGTGCCGATGCGGTGA